Below is a genomic region from Erigeron canadensis isolate Cc75 chromosome 7, C_canadensis_v1, whole genome shotgun sequence.
CTAAAATGCTAAATCTAACTTGAAAAAAACAAGATTGTAACAGATTCATAAAAGATGACAGTGTTATTATGTTTTACATAGTTGTATGCAATCCGAACAAAACCTATTTGTTAGCGCACATCTTCTAGGCTttccaaagtttttttttactcGCTAGCGGTTTCTGTTGTTGGGAAAATGTGAGCCAGTAGCAGCTCATTCCAAATATCAGGAACTCCGGGAAGGCACCAATGTGTGCAATCAGAAGAACGTTGTGGGTTCTTCTTTTGATCTTCGGTTAAGGGACGCCATAATCTTCTATGGACAGTCGGGTGTGCATCTTTTCTATATTGTGTTAGTTGTGTTATGTTTATTAGTTGAACATTCACCCCTTTGGCTCTCAATTTTGTTAACGAAGAATCCAATATTCTTAACATCTTTGGATCTGTTCCGCTCTCCCAAAATCTGTCTTTCATCACTGGCTCTTTCTCTTTGTAACATGTTGCTAGCTTCTTGCCTCCCCAATCTGTAGCTCTGCCCGCGGTATATATGAAGCCAAAATTTAAACACATGCTGTATGCAAAAGTAACCTATAAAACgtctcttttttttaaaaaaaaattgtttcttACCTTGAATGAGTTGCTGTAAGGCCCATGAAAAAAATCCTAGTCTTTGCAGAATCAATATGGGCATGTACCCATCTAGACCATGTTTCAAGAACCATTTTATATGCAATGAGATTATCGACTTCATCGTAGACTTGATTAGGACCACCCAACAATGATCCAGGACCCTTCCTGATATGAGAACAAAAagtatttaaggaattaaaacATATACATGCATGTTGATATTTTACAGTCTGCCTTGTATAGTGTTATGGTTAAGAACTTACAAGAACTTTATTATAGGTAATCTCCACCAAAGATATGTATTGAAGACCAATATATCAGCATCAACCCAATGTCTAGCATGTTTCCCAATGTTTTTTATTCGAATAGTTCGATGGTCAAGACGATGGTTGGATGGATCATCACCATTAGATTCCACCAGCATTGGAGCCCAATAGTAGTCGACGGAGATATTGTAGTCCTGTATTGTGCTAACCATTAGTCACATTCTTTATATAAGAGAGCCCTTAATTGTTTCATTACTATAAGAAATGAAGGTAGGACTTACCTTGGCCCTAAATGTGTACAAGGTTCTATTGAGAGCTCCCATATTAACCTTCTTTTTCCCAGGGATTGATGAATGGAGCATGCATAACATTGAGTCCCATTGGTTTCTATTTACCGAATCACCCACAAACAATAGCCTTTTACCCCTTAATCTCTCGACTATCGCTTTGCCATCAAACCTATTCATTTGACAAACGAAAAAATGTTAGAAGCAACAAAGAAAGCCATGACAAGTCTTAATATAAAGGCACATTTGTTATAGGAGAGAGTGAGAAAGACCTTGGGAAGTCACAGCTATGGGGTTGCCACCTCCATTGCTGATACTTAGAATCCTTTCTGCCATAAGTTTGACAAGCTAAATCACCATGAAGATAAGGACACTCATCTTCTTTATACAAAGGGTAATGACTCTTGTTATCGTGAACCCATCGGCCAGAAAACAAATCACATGTTTCTGTTAATGATGGTGGTGTAATCTTCGGCCTTCTCTTATGATCAAAAACTTTTGTACTTTGATTAGCATTCGTGTATGCTTTAGCATTCAAAGTTGTAATTGTATTCGTAGTTGTAAGAGTAACGACCTGTACGTTGCTAGTTGTTGTTGGTGTTGCTACTCGATTATTGTTGTTCTTATAATAGCTTAAAGTTGCTAGACCACCcaagaaaaacatgattatgCTACAATGGAACAATGTCTTCATGTCCCATAATCCCATTGAAAGATGCTTCTTCCCCATCTTTCTCCCGTTTCTCTCTAACACACGAAAAGAACGCAAC
It encodes:
- the LOC122608496 gene encoding protein trichome birefringence-like 34 — encoded protein: MGKKHLSMGLWDMKTLFHCSIIMFFLGGLATLSYYKNNNNRVATPTTTSNVQVVTLTTTNTITTLNAKAYTNANQSTKVFDHKRRPKITPPSLTETCDLFSGRWVHDNKSHYPLYKEDECPYLHGDLACQTYGRKDSKYQQWRWQPHSCDFPRFDGKAIVERLRGKRLLFVGDSVNRNQWDSMLCMLHSSIPGKKKVNMGALNRTLYTFRAKDYNISVDYYWAPMLVESNGDDPSNHRLDHRTIRIKNIGKHARHWVDADILVFNTYLWWRLPIIKFLKGPGSLLGGPNQVYDEVDNLIAYKMVLETWSRWVHAHIDSAKTRIFFMGLTATHSRATDWGGKKLATCYKEKEPVMKDRFWESGTDPKMLRILDSSLTKLRAKGVNVQLINITQLTQYRKDAHPTVHRRLWRPLTEDQKKNPQRSSDCTHWCLPGVPDIWNELLLAHIFPTTETASE